One region of Salvia miltiorrhiza cultivar Shanhuang (shh) chromosome 3, IMPLAD_Smil_shh, whole genome shotgun sequence genomic DNA includes:
- the LOC131014318 gene encoding uncharacterized protein LOC131014318: MVVFKDIVVKGQDYLLILSDDEQETEMGTHLRVFPALIGHYVKPWPKLLNSLYQSEWTSEINLNKASKAHTLHPARPWQSKESNFLLTLRRRIIDKDAKWGRVTSFRGEFHFFEGYWEWTEDILSRCGNELRVVGIYDAVYASLFTYDCQPEMVKAFCEAWCPATNTILTSSGEMSISLWDLQYLSGLPCTGTLYDEVVPSAKEILGKDQFGNPFIPLSCRYLLSAYYSLKHRDGKDPKSSVSIDEWIKFWSKKASKYSHPPARRAKKSQRPKSTHNPSGSFEAHQSWSSEERAPFIELDASDKYHTTMYLAAHIACWLCIFVFPDGDAMSIRPTSFKMASLMACKQKVALTAPVLASIYKGLNTISNSMEPSLVPVTLPFHFIYGWIALYFNTHIPLPRSLGVARMTLYSGEGAAKYYLPVACRERIQSYNSIRWNCTTFTKEDDIFYVDGENTREIEQCFFMAIRSSFLVRRLDDHFIVESYGPHRFSRQFSYYQIVPSSLTQNIRRTSLEEGLNLWRMCLLHRSRSRACFPRSSLDMKIHCSVDYKTWWDMTYRFSSENKISSPAHITFKRKDQEEAINSKDGKRKVVSTTLIADSGSSNSERNWKKKRIAGSSKPAEGHVEEEPTLVDVDVNKTLKEVFGNNLEKGSPIDCVSIESNKSNEIPCLAKQSRPRPMPSCGAPSEFNATRMIDDELKSCCRIIWGKLRDKVERTKVEFLSALEDEIRSGLSRMKIICGLDLSNLEDSIDELFSKATTFDKVRSASHEINEGHTLKVREVKVCLQEKFAKEKKDAANCDALKADLDELEKRKKELLVSLEQRSLILKTTRGEIKVLKEDLAKLEEASRNDEVLKNLEALKLSLESMQQILRDQDPFA; this comes from the exons ATGGTGGTCTTCAAAGATATTGTGGTCAAGGGTCAAGATTATTTGTTGATTTTGAGTGATGATGAGCAAGAGACGGAAATGGGCACGCATCTAAGAGTATTTCCAGCATTGATAGGCCACTATGTGAAACCTTGGCCCAAACTTTTGAATTCTCTATATCAGTCGGAATGGACCAGCGAGATCAATTTGAACAAAGCGTCGAAAGCTCATACATTGCATCCGGCCCGTCCTTGGCAAAGCAAGGAGTCCAATTTTCTATTGACTTTGAGGCGAAGGATCATCGATAAAGATGCCAAATGGGGAAGGGTTACAAGCTTTCGTGGGGAATTTCATTTCTTTGAAGGCTATTGGGAGTGGACTGAAGATATCCTTAGCCGCTGCGGGAATGAACTCCGAGTTGTTGGTATCTATGATGCAGTTTATGCCTCTCTTTTCACTTATGATTGCCAGCCCGAGATGGTTAAAGCGTTCTGTGAAGCTTGGTGTCCTGCGACGAACACCATTCTCACTTCATCTGGCGAGATGTCTATTTCTCTATGGGATTTACAGTATCTATCAGGGCTTCCGTGTACCGGGACACTGTATGATGAGGTTGTACCAAGCGCGAAAGAGATTCTTGGCAAAGATCAGTTTGGCAACCCGTTCATTCCCTTGAGTTGTAGATATTTACTCTCTGCTTACTATTCTCTTAAGCATCGTGATGGCAAGGATCCTAAGAGCTCAGTTTCTATCGATGAATGGATCAAATTTTGGTCGAAGAAAGCTTCAAAGTATTCTCATCCTCCTGCTCGCAGGGCAAAGAAATCTCAACGCCCCAAATCGACTCATAATCCGAGTGGTTCATTTGAAGCGCATCAATCATGGTCTTCTGAAGAAAGGGCTCCATTCATCGAGCTTGATGCTAGTGACAAGTATCACACCACTATGTACTTGGCAGCTCATATAGCTTGCTGGTTGTGTATCTTTGTTTTTCCAGATGGTGACGCCATGTCGATTAGACCAACCTCTTTCAAAATGGCAAGTTTGATGGCGTGCAAACAGAAAGTTGCCCTTACAGCTCCAGTTCTAGCCAGCATCTATAAAGGGTTGAACACTATCTCTAATTCTATGGAGCCTTCTCTTGTCCCGGTGACGCTACCCTTTCATTTCATATATGGTTGGATAGCGCTCTATTTCAATACTCACATTCCCCTTCCAAGAAGCCTTGGTGTCGCCAGGATGACTCTATACTCAGGCGAAGGAGCTGCGAAGTATTATCTGCCTGTTGCGTGCCGCGAACGAATTCAGTCGTACAACTCGATTCGTTGGAATTGTACCACATTCACCAAGGAAGATGACATTTTCTATGTCGATGGTGAAAATACAAGAGAGATTGAGCAATGCTTCTTCATGGCTATTCGCTCGAGTTTTTTGGTTCGCCGGCTGGATGACCACTTCATCGTGGAGTCTTATGGTCCTCACCGCTTCAGCCGTCAATTTAGCTATTACCAAATCGTACCCAGCAGCCTTACTCAGAACATTCGAAGGACATCTCTGGAAGAAGGTCTCAACCTTTGGCGCATGTGTTTGCTGCACAGATCGCGATCAAGGGCATGTTTTCCCCGATCTTCTTTGGACATGAAGATACATTGTTCAGTCGACTATAAGACTTGGTGGGATATGACGTACAGATTTTCTTCTGAAAACAAAATCTCTTCTCCGGCTCATATCACTTTTAAAAGAAAAGATCAGGAAGAAGCAATCAACTCCAAAGATGGAAAGAGGAAGGTCGTCTCTACCACCCTCATAGCTGATTCTGGTAGTAGCAATTCTGAGCGTAATtggaaaaagaagagaattGCGGGGTCCTCAAAACCGGCCGAGGGTCACGTTGAGGAAGAGCCAACTCTAGTGGATGTCGATGTGAACAAG ACTTTGAAAGAAGTGTTTGGAAATAATCTTGAGAAGGGCTCACCAATCGACTGTGTATCCATTGAATCCAATAAGTCAAACGAGATTCCTTGTCTTGCTAAACAATCCCGCCCCCGACCAATGCCATCATGTGGGGCGCCTTCCGAGTTCAATGCCACACGCATGATCGATGATGAACTCAAGTCGTGCTGCAGGATCATCTGGGGAAAGCTTCGTGACAAGGTTGAGAGAACCAAAGTCGAGTTTCTATCGGCGCTTGAAGACGAGATACGGAGTGGCCTTTCCCGTATGAAGATTATTTGTGGTCTTGACCTTTCCAACCTTGAAGATAGTATTGATGAACTATTCTCCAAAGCCACCACTTTTGATAAAGTAAGGTCGGCTTCTCATGagatcaatgaaggccacacaCTCAAAGTTCGAGAGGTCAAGGTTTGCCTTCAAGAGAAGTTTGCCAAAGAGAAGAAGGATGCTGCGAATTGTGATGCTTTAAAAGCGGATCTTGATGAGTTGGAGAAACGCAAGAAAGAATTATTGGTGTCTTTGGAGCAGCGAAGCCTGATACTCAAGACTACTCGTGGTGAGATCAAGGTACTCAAGGAAGACCTGGCCAAGCTTGAGGAGGCTTCGAGAAATGATGAGGTCTTGAAGAATTTGGAAGCCTTGAAGCTTTCACTAGAGTCTATGCAGCAGATTTTGAGAGATCAAGACCCTTTTGCTTAG
- the LOC131014316 gene encoding LRR receptor-like serine/threonine-protein kinase RGI2 — MPRHFLNAAPNFYHLRRRHHHYFFYFLFILSHTAPSPLSAANSEVALLFSWLNSSSSPAPAFSNWNPQDSDPCKWSFISCSSSNFVTKINIQSLHLALPFPSNLSSLIFLETLTISGANLTGEIPPDIGDCASLRAIDVSSNSLVGSIPETIGKLKNLEELILNSNQLTGKIPAEIGNCISLKSLVLFDNRLSGSIPPELGKLSALEILRAGGNQDIEGRFPDEISNCENLQVLGLAETKISGKIPASFGKLGKLQVLSLYTTMLSGEIPTEIGNCSELVGLYLYENSLSGALPRELGKLLKLEKLLLWQNNLVGSIPQELGNCRNLVVIDVSLNSLTGVIPESLGNLTNLEELMLSSNNVSGSIPAVLSNASSLIQFQVDSNQISGSIPPEIGSLRQLQVFFAWDNKLEGSIPAALGGCGSLQALDLSRNSLTGIIPPSIFQLRNLTKLLLIYNDLSGAIPPEIGDCRSLIRLRLAGNKINGRIPIEVGLLRNLAFLDISSNHLSGPVPDEIGNCGQLQMLNLAGNSLTGNMPSSISYLSKLEELDVSVNQFVGSIPSSFGELFSLSRLLLGSNLFSGKIPATLGRCSRLQLLDLSQNQLFGSIPVQIFQIEALEIALNLSWNALTGKVPPEIVALSKLSVLDLSHNHLEGELTSLSGLENLVSLNVSYNNFSGYLPDNKLFRQLSNTELAGNQGLCGRGHSSCFLSDARGAKMPRWRLKLAIALLTAVALGLGVVGVMAVMRVRRMNKEDRDAESGTWKFTPFQKLNFSIEQVVKCLVESNAVGKGCSGIVYRAELGNGEVIAVKKLWPSTVQQQQRDSFSAEVNTLGSIRHKNIVKFLGCCWNESTRLLMYDYMPNGSLGGFLHERRNGGCLEWDVRYRVMVGAAQGLAYLHHDCTPPIVHRDIKPNNILIGLDFQPYIADFGLAKLVHDGDFTRSSNTLALAGSYGYIAPEYGYSMKITEKSDVYSFGVVMLEVLTGKQPIDPTIPEGVHIVDWVRRRRVEGGDVLDPGLRHTTELEIQEMMQTVGVAMLCVHPSPEDRPTMRDVAAMLKEIRQERQDKGSQMQEKGSCNGEPSSAMQGLCFNTANSSFSASSLMQSTSSIAKFGLTKE; from the exons ATGCCGAGGCATTTCTTGAACGCCGCCCCCAATTTCTaccacctccgccgccgccaccaccactatttcttctatttccTCTTCATTCTCTCTCACACAGCTCCTTCTCCCCTCTCCGCCGCCAACTCCGAGGTCGCCCTACTCTTCTCATGGCTcaactcttcttcttctccggcaCCGGCATTCTCAAACTGGAATCCTCAAGATTCCGACCCCTGCAAATGGTCATTCATTTCATGCTCGTCCAGTAATTTTGTGACAAAGATTAATATCCAGTCTCTCCACCTCGCATTACCTTTCCCCTCCAATCTCTCGTCTCTCATTTTTCTCGAAACCCTCACCATCTCCGGCGCCAATCTCACCGGAGAAATCCCGCCCGACATCGGCGACTGCGCCTCGCTCAGAGCAATCGATGTTAGTTCCAACAGCCTCGTCGGAAGCATTCCGGAAACAATCGGCAAGCTCAAAAACTTGGAGGAATTGATTCTCAACTCCAACCAGCTCACCGGGAAGATTCCGGCCGAGATTGGGAACTGCATTAGTTTGAAAAGTCTCGTTTTGTTCGATAACAGGCTGAGCGGGAGCATCCCGCCCGAGCTCGGGAAGCTCTCCGCTTTAGAAATCCTTCGCGCCGGCGGCAATCAGGATATAGAGGGAAGATTTCCCGATGAAATTTCTAATTGTGAGAATTTGCAGGTTTTAGGCCTCGCAGAAACGAAGATTTCCGGTAAAATTCCGGCTTCTTTCGGCAAGTTGGGCAAGCTTCAGGTTTTGTCGCTTTACACGACTATGCTCTCCGGCGAGATTCCGACGGAGATAGGGAACTGCTCGGAGCTGGTGGGATTGTATTTGTACGAGAACAGCCTTTCCGGCGCGCTGCCGCGTGAGCTTGGGAAGCTTCTGAAACTCGAGAAATTGCTGCTATGGCAGAACAATTTGGTGGGCTCCATTCCTCAAGAGCTCGGAAACTGTAGAAACTTAGTTGTCATTGATGTTTCATTGAACTCTTTGACAGGAGTTATTCCTGAATCGTTAGGAAATCTCACTAATCTTGAAGAACTGATGCTCAGCAGCAACAATGTCTCCGGCTCAATCCCTGCCGTCCTTTCCAACGCCTCCAGTCTGATACAGTTTCAGGTCGACAGCAACCAGATCTCCGGCTCCATTCCGCCGGAAATCGGGTCGCTGAGGCAGCTGCAGGTCTTCTTCGCGTGGGATAACAAGCTCGAGGGCAGCATTCCGGCCGCATTGGGCGGCTGCGGCAGCCTTCAGGCCTTGGATTTGTCGCGGAATTCTCTCACCGGAATCATACCCCCGAGCATTTTCCAGCTCAGGAATCTGACCAAGCTCCTGTTGATTTACAACGATTTATCCGGTGCTATTCCGCCGGAGATAGGCGACTGCAGGTCTCTTATCCGGTTGAGATTGGCAGGGAACAAGATCAACGGGCGGATTCCAATCGAAGTCGGGTTGCTACGCAATCTGGCGTTTCTTGATATCTCCAGCAACCATCTCAGTGGTCCAGTGCCTGATGAGATTGGCAACTGTGGCCAGCTGCAGATGCTCAACCTGGCCGGGAACTCCCTCACCGGAAACATGCCTAGTTCGATTTCGTATCTCAGTAAGTTGGAGGAATTGGATGTCTCGGTGAATCAGTTTGTTGGTTCAATTCCTAGCAGTTTTGGTGAACTTTTCTCTCTGAGTAGGCTTTTGCTTGGCAGCAATCTATTCTCAGGGAAAATCCCGGCAACTCTTGGGCGGTGCTCGCGGCTTCAGTTGCTGGACTTGAGCCAGAATCAGCTGTTTGGGAGCATTCCGGTGCAGATATTTCAGATTGAGGCTCTTGAAATCGCTCTGAATTTGAGCTGGAACGCGTTAACAGGGAAAGTTCCTCCTGAGATTGTAGCTCTGAGCAAGCTCTCTGTATTGGACCTCTCGCACAACCACCTCGAGGGAGAACTCACGTCTCTCTCGGGGCTTGAGAACCTCGTTTCGTTGAACGTGTCGTACAACAATTTCAGTGGGTACCTGCCTGATAACAAGCTTTTCAGGCAGTTATCCAACACGGAGTTGGCAGGAAACCAGGGGTTGTGTGGTCGGGGGCACAGCTCGTGCTTCCTGAGCGATGCACGGGGTGCAAAAATGCCTCGGTGGAGGCTGAAACTGGCGATCGCGCTGCTCACCGCGGTGGCTCTAGGGTTGGGCGTGGTTGGCGTGATGGCAGTTATGAGGGTTAGGAGAATGAACAAAGAAGACAGAGATGCTGAATCGGGTACTTGGAAGTTCACTCCATTTCAGAAGCTGAATTTCTCAATCGAACAAGTGGTCAAGTGTCTGGTGGAATCGAACGCGGTGGGCAAGGGATGCTCGGGGATCGTGTACAGGGCGGAGCTGGGCAACGGAGAAGTGATCGCCGTGAAGAAGCTGTGGCCGAGCAcggtgcagcagcagcagcgcgaCTCATTCTCGGCGGAGGTGAACACGCTGGGGTCGATACGCCACAAGAACATCGTCAAGTTCTTGGGGTGCTGCTGGAACGAGAGCACACGGCTGCTCATGTACGACTACATGCCTAATGGGAGCCTGGGAGGTTTCCTTCACGAGAGGAGGAATGGAGGGTGCTTGGAGTGGGACGTGAGATACAGAGTCATGGTTGGCGCTGCTCAGGGCTTGGCTTATCTGCACCACGACTGCACCCCGCCCATTGTTCATCGCGACATCAAGCCCAACAACATCTTGATCGGCCTCGATTTCCAGCCCTACATTGCTGATTTCGGACTCGCCAAACTTGTTCACGATGGAGATTTCACGCGCTCTTCCAACACGCTTGCTCTTGCTGGCTCCTATGGCTACATAGCTCCTG AGTATGGATACTCGATGAAGATCACAGAGAAGAGCGACGTGTACAGTTTTGGAGTAGTGATGCTGGAAGTATTAACGGGCAAACAGCCGATAGACCCTACCATACCCGAAGGGGTTCACATTGTAGATTGGGTGCGGCGCAGAAGAGTGGAGGGAGGCGACGTCTTAGACCCCGGCTTACGCCACACCACGGAGCTGGAGATTCAGGAAATGATGCAGACAGTAGGAGTTGCTATGCTCTGTGTGCATCCATCACCGGAAGACCGGCCCACCATGAGAGACGTGGCTGCCATGCTCAAGGAGATAAGGCAGGAGAGACAAGACAAAGGCTCACAGATGCAGGAGAAAGGGAGCTGCAATGGAGAGCCATCATCAGCAATGCAGGGCTTGTGTTTCAACACTGCTAACTCAAGCTTTTCTGCGTCTTCGTTGATGCAATCCACTTCCTCTATTGCCAAATTTGGCCTCACTAAGGAATAG
- the LOC131018980 gene encoding uncharacterized protein LOC131018980 — MGEFLKRSESVRIKCRATDEDILLNLSKKRKVFSKLENDSCGEEELAENSVLPAVSRTSSCSKHENSSDVVKMSLSSPDLENAGSHSEGFETEISTSTGLVFSREATPTSELYGDSEHVLLQQSPFDALTVKSLISPSSPELLTAHIVDGTRRNQQELDSYVSETNGTSNKRTP; from the coding sequence ATGGGAGAATTCTTGAAGAGAAGTGAGAGCGTGAGAATAAAGTGTAGAGCGACGGATGAAGATATACTGTTGAATTTAAGCAAGAAGAGGAAGGTTTTCTCTAAGCTCGAAAATGACAGCTGCGGCGAGGAAGAATTGGCGGAGAATTCAGTGTTGCCGGCGGTGTCTAGAACTTCAAGTTGTTCTAAACATGAGAACTCAAGTGACGTCGTAAAGATGAGCCTTAGTTCGCCAGATCTGGAGAATGCTGGTTCGCACTCCGAGGGTTTTGAAACGGAAATTTCCACGTCCACTGGACTCGTTTTCAGTAGAGAGGCGACTCCAACTAGCGAGCTTTACGGAGACTCGGAGCATGTCCTATTGCAGCAATCGCCGTTCGACGCCTTGACTGTCAAAAGCCTGATCTCTCCTTCTTCGCCGGAACTGCTGACAGCACACATCGTCGACGGCACTCGACGAAATCAGCAGGAACTCGACAGCTATGTCAGCGAAACAAATGGTACATCAAATAAGAGAACACCATGA